TGGGACAACGACGGCAACGTGCCGTACACGCTCTACTTCGACAACGCGCGCAAGGGCAAGGGCGCCGGCGGCAAGATGATCAACCCCAACGACCCCGCCGAGAACCCGGAGGCCTTCTCCATGGCCGCGCCGTCGCCGGCGCAGACGCCTCCGCGGCACGAGCGCCGGCCCAGcgacgcgccgccgccggcgcccgtGTCGCCCAACCCCTACGCCGGGTCGCCGTACCATCACCGCCACGGCGGAAGAGGCGGCGGgcgggccgccgccggcgggtaCAGCGTCGAGCAGTCGCCCGTGCACCCTTACAGCACCTCCGAGAGCGCCGGGTACGGCCTCGTGGCCAACTCCGTCGACCGGTCCCGCGCCAAGGGCGGCTCCCGCGGCAACGAGACGGTGAGTGACGCTCTGCTTTGCTAATTTGACACCGCACCGCCGCCGTGGACCGTGGTTGatggatgcaatgcaatgcagccGACGAGGGGCTCGGCGGTGCCCAAGTTCGGCGACTGGGACTCGAACCCGGCGTCGGCGGAAGGCTACACGCACATCTTCAACAAGGTGAGGGAGGAGAAGCAGACGCAGGCAGGGAAGCCGGCGGCGTACGGCAAGGACGGCGGCGCGCGtggcaacggcgccaagcaGCACCACGACGACGGCTACGTCTCATCGGTGAGCGGCGCGCAACCATGGTCCAGATAGTACCTAGCTGCTTCTGTTCTGTCATCTCATTCGAGGTTCGCatttgggtttttggttgcagaAATTCTCGTGCTTTGGATGGTGCAAGCAGTAGAGACCCGATGGAATGGCTGATGAATGGTGATGATGGATGGATATGGATACATACAAATGTTGATTCCTCTGGGGATGTAAATCTGGAGAAGGAGTGGGGGTTGTGAATTGTGATTCTACCTGGACTGCATTCCCATCTGTGATGGATTGATGGGCATGAAACGATCTCcacgatctctctctctctctctctttttgtgGTAGCTTTCACTTTAGTTTTTGAAGTGAGACATAGAGTTGGTAGTAGAAGTAAGCATTGCATTGTTGTGTTGGTTCTTCACATCTTCACTATTGAATTGAATTTACGGTACATGTATGTACGACAGGATTGCACTCACTCTGAACTCTGAAGTGAATATATATTACAGCATGTTGTtggcatatggtttgttcttgGTATTCTCAAATTGTTACCGATGGTATTACgacctgtttggttccccttgctaaattttagctagttaaaattattttagctactcttgaatgactaatagaactaaactattttagcttcttttagtcaatgtgtttggaactttagctactaaagtgattaaagtttagctagctaaaatttagcaagaggaaccaaacagggccttagtctaATCGTAGTAGTAGAAGTAGTCATTGTTTAGGATTAGGAACGGACATGAAAGCACTCCATGACCCAAGACCAACTTTGGTCTGTGTGGCAAGGTGTGAAGAGACGACGAATTGATGACAGAGAGAAATGTGTTGGATCCGTCCGGCGTCTCCTGTCTGGGCCCTGAGTCCACCCAAGGCCCAACTAGCAGCTGCCCTGGGCAGGCAAGGAGACCACCGTAACAGAGTTGGAGTAATAATGCCGTACCAGAATCGGAAAAAGAATCCAAGTTCCTTTAATATATAGTCCAGGTCCAGCCCTCTCCTAACCTGCACGGCGAAAAACAAAAGCCGGGCCGTTTTCCTTTTGTGATGTGATTTCGCCGGATGCAGGATCCGGGCCATATACACAGACACAGGTCACCATTTTCCTGGCCCATCAGTCCATTTATCTTCCCCACGGCCCCAACAGTCCATCACTGACCAGTGACCACCTCGGGAGAGGGAGGGAAGAACGGGGAGGacgacgccggcggcggcgcatgGGGAAGCGAGCCTCTGCCGCCTGCCAGCCCCCCGGCATCTCGCAGCGACCGCGAAGGAGAAAGAATGAGACACCCGGCGATGTGGCACCAGGCCTCCGCTCCTGCACGAT
This window of the Sorghum bicolor cultivar BTx623 chromosome 7, Sorghum_bicolor_NCBIv3, whole genome shotgun sequence genome carries:
- the LOC8062409 gene encoding RPM1-interacting protein 4, with translation MAQQKNAHVPKFGNWDNDGNVPYTLYFDNARKGKGAGGKMINPNDPAENPEAFSMAAPSPAQTPPRHERRPSDAPPPAPVSPNPYAGSPYHHRHGGRGGGRAAAGGYSVEQSPVHPYSTSESAGYGLVANSVDRSRAKGGSRGNETPTRGSAVPKFGDWDSNPASAEGYTHIFNKVREEKQTQAGKPAAYGKDGGARGNGAKQHHDDGYVSSKFSCFGWCKQ